The genomic stretch CGCCCGTTTCCGATCCTTATCTGTGATGATGCCCCTCAGTTTAAGGGGATCACCGAACATCTTGGTCTATGCTGGGTCCACGAAGGCAGGCATTACAAGAAACTGCAGCCGTTCATGGAAAATAATCGCGAGAAACTGGCAAAAGTGCTCAGTGACTTTTGGGATTATTACCATTGCCTGCGGAGCTATAAAGAGGCTCCCTCCAAGGCTGAAGCTGAACGTCTTTCCGAGCAGTTCGACACCTTATTCCTGCAAACAACAGGCTATGATCAGCTAGATGACCGTTTACGGAAAACATGGGCCAAGAAGGATAATCTTCTGCTTGTCCTGCAATATCCGCACATTCCTTTGCATAATAATTCTGCGGAACTTGGTGCCAGAGTTCAGGCACGAAAACGGGATGTCAGTTTCCAGACGAAAAACGAAAAAGGGACTCAAGCAAAAGACACCATGATGACTGTGGTCGAAACTGCAAAAAAAATGTCGGTCAATGTGTTTGAATACATCCATGACCGTATCAGCAAAAAGTACGAAATGCCCTCCTTGGCATCCATCATTTCATCTCAATCTCAGCATACTGCTTCCGACCCCGCCTGAAAATATTCCTGTTACCCTGGTTTTTGGAGAGGATACGGCTGATACCTTGTATAATCGACGATACTTCTTAATTCTCTAATATTAGGTAAACGCCAATCAGACTCTCCGGCAAAAATTAAATTTTCACAATATGCTAACGCATCCTCCCAAGCAGCAACATCGCCATCAGGATATGCATCAGAAGTTATGATACCATCAGTATTTACATCGGCTGTATCTTGCTGCCAAGTAAGTCCGGTGCCTTGATCATCTATGGTGTCGCCATTATTTATATATGGACCAATAGCATAAGAGCAATGAGCGTTTATCAGTATCAAAAATAACAATAGTAACCATTTCATATTAATCACGCTATCGCTTCAATTTGACGGGTCATGAACGCATCGGACATGTGCTATATGCGTTGTTTCTGGATTCGTTTTTAGCGTATAAGTATCTGATCTTTTGTACACTAAGATTGCCCAAGCGGCATCTGTATTATAAGCATACGAAGTTGCTGTCCAATAAGGATTCCAATAAACAGAATCTGGGTCCCAGTACTCTAAAAAGGGTTCAAAAAAACCAAGACCAACATCAACAGCCGTTTTAAGAATGGAGTCCAGCTCTATCAGCTCCGGCAATCTCCAGTTAGATAAACCTCCAAGCTCAAGATTGCTGCAATAATTTATTGCTCCAGACCAACTTGTTGCTATTCCTCTCTCTGTATAAGTAGAGTACCAGTTGCTTTTCTGCCAAATAAGCCCGGTATTATTATCCGTCACTGTGCCGTCGCCATTATCTGTAAATGACGGCGCAGGCCCTTGATAGTTCGCATCCTGTCCATAAAATGGCTCTCCTTCAGCAGGACAGGTTATTACATTGCCATCAGCATCATAACATGTTGTCTGCCCAGTATCCGGCAAGGGATTCCAGCTTGCCCCCCATCCTGCTGCCGCAGAAAGAAAAAACACCGCAACCAAGGCGGCAACACCGATGAACCGCTTCTGTATTTTTGCCATGATATTTACCTCAAGCTGTTCCGCTGAATCAAAAATATTCCCCCCGGAACATAGATAGAACCGACGGGAGGTATCGCGAGTAATGCGCCGTTTTGACGGTAGGAGAAAAGGAACGGCAGCCGGTAATCAGTCCGCCGATACGGAAGGAAATTGTACCCTGATTGGGCACTTTTCTTGTGGAACTCATAACATACTTCCCGATATTCAAAAGTAAAAGCAGACAACCCGGCTATCTCCTCCGTGGAGACCCGTGGCTTTCCGACACCGCCTCACAACGGTTGTGGCTTTATCAACTTTCCGTTTCAACCGGAAAGCAAGGCACCCGCTCAGTTAAACTAAGCATTGCCAATTGTTATGATAAATTGTCACACTAACTCTCACGCAATATGATTGTCAAGTGTTTTCTTCAAGAATTGTGTCCCAGGAGAAAAACGAGAAGCCGAACCGGAGCTTGGAGCGATTACTGTAATCACGCTTGACGTTAATCACGCATTGCGTTATTATTCAACCATGATCAAGTCATTCAAATGCGAACAGACCAAAAAACTCGCAAAAGGACACCGAGTCAAACGCTTTGTCAATATTGCCAATGTCGCCCGACGCAAGCTGAGGCAGCTTGAAATCGCCGGTCGTCTTGACGATTTAAGAATTCCGCCCGGCAATCATCTTGAAGCACTGAAAGGCAACCGTGCAGGGCAACACAGCATCCGTATCAACGATCAATGGCGTCTCTGTTTTTGCTGGACAGATGCAGGTGCTGAACACGTTGAAATTGTTGACTACCACTAAGGTGAAGTATATGAAAAAACTTAAACCTGTCACCCCGGGCGAAATCCTCCTGGAAGAATTTCTGAAACCTATGGGACTCAGCCAGTATCGTCTGGCTAAGGAAATAAATGTACCGGCCCAGCGTATTAATGAAATCGTTGCGGGCAGGCGTTCCATCACAGCGGATACCGATCTCCGTCTCTGCCGTTTTTTCAGCCTGTCCAACGGGTACTGGCTCCGCGCCCAGGCCGCCTGCGATACAGAGGTCGCCGAGCGTAAGCTTAAAAAAACGATTATGAAAATAACACCCTTTGTTGGACGGCAATCCGTTTAATCCGGCACTACGACACAACCACTTGAAACAATTCAACAAACATATTGTATTCGCCCGAGTAAAAAGAATATTCACAACATCGCCTTGACCTCCTGCAGATTCCTGTAACTCCCCGAAACTCAGAGATATTGATCGCGCTGAAATCCTGCGAACGGAAGTATTTATAACACTGAACTTTCCGACAAGAGAATGCTCATCTCCGCCCGTAATATCAGCCATCAGTACAACCACGGTTCTGGTTGCCTCCAGGTTCTGCAAGGAGTTGATCTGGATATCGAGGAAAAAGACTTTCTCGCTATCATGGGCAGCTCCGGCTCAGGCAAGTCCACCCTGCTCCATATCCTGGGTTGCCTGCTCAAGCCCACGAGCGGCACCTGTCTTTTACGTGGGCGCGATATCCTCCAGCTGAAAGAAAAAGAGCTGGCCCAACTCCGGGCTGAGACCATCGCCCATGTTTTTCAACAATTTCATCTCCTGCCGACCATGACCGTGCTGGAAAATGTCCTGCTTCCCTCACTCTATAATAGTATCCCGCCGGAACAGGCTGAAGCAGAGGCCCGTCAGGCCATTCAACAGGTTGGGCTTGACCAGCGGATCATGCATAAACCCAATGAGCTTTCAGGCGGGGAAATGCAGCGGGTCGCTATTGCCCGTGCCCTAGCTGTCAAACCGGATCTCATTCTCGCGGATGAACCCACCGGCAATCTGGATCAGGACAGCAGCCAGGAAATCCTAACACTCTTCCGGGAAATAAACCAGCAAGGGTGTACCCTGGTCCTGGTAACCCACGACCCTGAAATCGCCGGACAAGCCCGAACCACCAGGTATCTGCGCAATGGCAATCTTCAATAAACCTGTCTCCAATAAACAGGGATATAAGCAAGGGTATCAGATTCGGCTTCTTCTCAAGACCGCCTGCCTTTCCCTGCTTCAGCAGAAGCTTCGTTCCCTGCTCTCCATCCTCGGCATTGTCTGCGGGATTATGGCGGTGGTCGCTGTTATCGCCATCGGGGAAGGGGCGGAGCAGGAGACTATGCGCCATATTGAACAGATGGGCATCACCAATATATATATTCGTGCGGATCCCCTCACAGAAGAACAGCAACAGCGGGCCAAACAACACCACTCTGCTGGCTTACAGAACAGCGACCGGGAACGATTGCGCACCAATCCCTTTATCCGCAGAACAGCAGGGGCCAGAGAGCGAACCCGCAATCTCACCGATCTCCCGCAAGGGCTTCATCCGCAGCTCATGGAATGCACGGCCGGTTATGGCGACATTCTCAGCATCCAGATGGCACAAGGACGCTTTATCAGCGAAACAGATAAGGTCCGTCGTCACCAAGTTTGTGTCCTGGGCTCGCAGATCGCCGCTGACATGGGAAGAAAGGGGCAACTCGGTCAGGAGATCCGCATCGGTGAGCAGCTCTTTCTGGTGGTCGGTATTCTTGCTCGTCAGGGTGATCAGGAGGAATTGAAAACACAGCAAACAAAGGAAACCGAGATCACCAAAGAAACTCAGGTCACCATGCAGAACTTGAATAACATGATCTTCTTTCCACTGGATACGGTGGACGGAGAGACCGAGGCGATGACAACGACTGCGACGACTGCTGATCCCCTGACCGGCCAGTTGCCTCTTACCGAAATACTTGTTGAAGTCAAGCAGGCAGATCAGGTTAAGCCTTGCGCTGCTCTTTTGCGCCGAAGTCTGCACAAGGCCCATAATGGCTTTGATGATTTTCAGCTTATCATCCCGCTGGAACTGCTTGCTCAGGCTAGGAAAATCCAAGGCATCTTCAATCTGGTTTTCGCCATAATCGGGGCAATCACCCTCTTTGTCGGCGGCATAGGCATTATGAATATCATGCTTGCCAATATCTCTGAACGAATTCATGAAATAGGCCTCCGGCGCGCTGTCGGTGCCCGACCGGAACATATCATGATTCAGTTCCTTGGCGAGGCTGTGCTGCTCACCCTTATCGGCGGCATCATCGGCATTCTCTGCGGTGTCCTGCTCGCCACTTTTCTCGGCAGG from Candidatus Electrothrix communis encodes the following:
- a CDS encoding DUF1566 domain-containing protein codes for the protein MKWLLLLFLILINAHCSYAIGPYINNGDTIDDQGTGLTWQQDTADVNTDGIITSDAYPDGDVAAWEDALAYCENLIFAGESDWRLPNIRELRSIVDYTRYQPYPLQKPG
- a CDS encoding type II toxin-antitoxin system RelE/ParE family toxin; protein product: MSSVFFKNCVPGEKREAEPELGAITVITLDVNHALRYYSTMIKSFKCEQTKKLAKGHRVKRFVNIANVARRKLRQLEIAGRLDDLRIPPGNHLEALKGNRAGQHSIRINDQWRLCFCWTDAGAEHVEIVDYH
- a CDS encoding DUF1566 domain-containing protein translates to MAKIQKRFIGVAALVAVFFLSAAAGWGASWNPLPDTGQTTCYDADGNVITCPAEGEPFYGQDANYQGPAPSFTDNGDGTVTDNNTGLIWQKSNWYSTYTERGIATSWSGAINYCSNLELGGLSNWRLPELIELDSILKTAVDVGLGFFEPFLEYWDPDSVYWNPYWTATSYAYNTDAAWAILVYKRSDTYTLKTNPETTHIAHVRCVHDPSN
- a CDS encoding ABC transporter permease gives rise to the protein MAIFNKPVSNKQGYKQGYQIRLLLKTACLSLLQQKLRSLLSILGIVCGIMAVVAVIAIGEGAEQETMRHIEQMGITNIYIRADPLTEEQQQRAKQHHSAGLQNSDRERLRTNPFIRRTAGARERTRNLTDLPQGLHPQLMECTAGYGDILSIQMAQGRFISETDKVRRHQVCVLGSQIAADMGRKGQLGQEIRIGEQLFLVVGILARQGDQEELKTQQTKETEITKETQVTMQNLNNMIFFPLDTVDGETEAMTTTATTADPLTGQLPLTEILVEVKQADQVKPCAALLRRSLHKAHNGFDDFQLIIPLELLAQARKIQGIFNLVFAIIGAITLFVGGIGIMNIMLANISERIHEIGLRRAVGARPEHIMIQFLGEAVLLTLIGGIIGILCGVLLATFLGRLTGWPIGFSLPVLLLPLAISIMTGLFFGIYPARKAATMDPIQALGNAP
- a CDS encoding ABC transporter ATP-binding protein, with the translated sequence MLISARNISHQYNHGSGCLQVLQGVDLDIEEKDFLAIMGSSGSGKSTLLHILGCLLKPTSGTCLLRGRDILQLKEKELAQLRAETIAHVFQQFHLLPTMTVLENVLLPSLYNSIPPEQAEAEARQAIQQVGLDQRIMHKPNELSGGEMQRVAIARALAVKPDLILADEPTGNLDQDSSQEILTLFREINQQGCTLVLVTHDPEIAGQARTTRYLRNGNLQ
- a CDS encoding HigA family addiction module antitoxin codes for the protein MKKLKPVTPGEILLEEFLKPMGLSQYRLAKEINVPAQRINEIVAGRRSITADTDLRLCRFFSLSNGYWLRAQAACDTEVAERKLKKTIMKITPFVGRQSV